The following are encoded in a window of Arvicanthis niloticus isolate mArvNil1 chromosome 1, mArvNil1.pat.X, whole genome shotgun sequence genomic DNA:
- the LOC143442514 gene encoding uncharacterized protein LOC143442514 isoform X2, which produces MKMKRKRQRGQKQRRRQRRRQQQRQQEQQRQQEQQRQQEQQRQQQQQRQQQPQQQRQQQQQPQPQQQQQQQQQCQQAQLQQCQQAQMQQCQQAQQQQLQCQQAQQQQQQQQQQQQQQQQQQQQQQRRRRRKNRRSRRSTKSKRTKRTRRTRNTRRRRRRNNE; this is translated from the coding sequence AAGCAGCGGAGGaggcagcggcggcggcagcagcagaggcagcaggagcagcagaggcagcaggagcagcagaggcagcaggagcagcagaggcagcagcagcagcagaggcagcagcagccacagcagcagaggcagcagcagcagcagccacagccgcagcagcagcagcagcagcagcagcagtgccaGCAGGCACAGTTGCAGCAGTGCCAGCAGGCACAAATGCAGCAGTGCCAgcaggcacagcagcagcagttgcaGTGCCAGCAGgcacagcagcaacaacagcagcagcagcagcagcagcagcagcagcagcagcagcagcagcagcagcagcggaggaggaggagaaaaaacaggaggagcaggagaagcacGAAGAGCAAGAGGACCAAGAGAACCAGGAGAaccaggaacaccaggagaaggagaagacgaAATAATGAGTGA
- the LOC143442514 gene encoding uncharacterized protein LOC143442514 isoform X1, with protein sequence MKVKRKRQHGQKQRRRQRRRQQQRQQEQQRQQEQQRQQEQQRQQQQQRQQQPQQQRQQQQQPQPQQQQQQQQQCQQAQLQQCQQAQMQQCQQAQQQQLQCQQAQQQQQQQQQQQQQQQQQQQQQQRRRRRKNRRSRRSTKSKRTKRTRRTRNTRRRRRRNNE encoded by the coding sequence AAGCAGCGGAGGaggcagcggcggcggcagcagcagaggcagcaggagcagcagaggcagcaggagcagcagaggcagcaggagcagcagaggcagcagcagcagcagaggcagcagcagccacagcagcagaggcagcagcagcagcagccacagccgcagcagcagcagcagcagcagcagcagtgccaGCAGGCACAGTTGCAGCAGTGCCAGCAGGCACAAATGCAGCAGTGCCAgcaggcacagcagcagcagttgcaGTGCCAGCAGgcacagcagcaacaacagcagcagcagcagcagcagcagcagcagcagcagcagcagcagcagcagcagcggaggaggaggagaaaaaacaggaggagcaggagaagcacGAAGAGCAAGAGGACCAAGAGAACCAGGAGAaccaggaacaccaggagaaggagaagacgaAATAATGAGTGA